A stretch of the Aspergillus puulaauensis MK2 DNA, chromosome 6, nearly complete sequence genome encodes the following:
- a CDS encoding uncharacterized protein (COG:S;~EggNog:ENOG410PNV9;~InterPro:IPR000791;~PFAM:PF01184;~TransMembrane:5 (i58-80o86-109i116-136o156-176i183-204o);~go_component: GO:0016021 - integral component of membrane [Evidence IEA]), protein MSDISSDNKQDDTLNRMKTAESVFLPISRETFEKLYLSPKHPSVEGNLRKKLGNPTPVCLVGFLIASTPNACMLMGWRGAGGNGSALIPTYIFFGGIIQLLGAIGEWIIGNTFTCVVFFTYGTFWLVQGGGLMPFFGAGMNYAEGNNFEGLETASYHATVAYYFISLGILTTIYLICSLRTNLCLFSALFLLVITFGLLAGAYFQIANGAMDVAAKLQEAAGAFNFALCWPIWWILLTQVLEAVDFPIALPVGDLSSLVKGRSQRAKVSNAV, encoded by the exons ATGAGCGACATCAGCTCGGACAACAAGCAGGATGACACTCTCAACCGCATGAAGACGGCCGAGAGTGTCTTCCTGCCCATCTCGCGCGAGACCTTCGAGAAGCTCTACCTGAGCCCCAAGCACCCCTCGGTCGAAGGCAACCTTaggaagaagctgggtaACCCCACGCCTGTCTGTCTGGTTGGTTTCTTGATTGCTTCGACGCCGAACGCGTGCATGCTCATGGGGTGGAgaggcgctggaggaaaCGGCAGTGCCCTTAT CCCGACGTATATCTTCTTTGGCGGCATTATCCAGCTTCTCGGTGCAATTGGCGAATGGATCATTGGAAACACTTTTACCTGCGTAGTCTTCTTCACTTACG GAACCTTCTGGCTCGTCCAAGGCGGCGGCCTCATGCCCTTCTTCGGTGCTGGAATGAATTATGCAGAGGGTAATAATTTTGAAGGACTGGAAACGGCAAGCTATCATGCAACAGTGG catattactttatatctCTCGGAATTCTCACAACCATATACCTCATCTGCTCGCTGCGTACGAACCTCTGTCTATTCTCCGCACTGTTCCTTCTCGTCATCACATTCGGTCTGCTCGCCGGCGCATACTTCCAGATCGCGAACGGGGCGATGGATGTCGCAGCAAAGTTGCAAGAG GCTGCTGGTGCATTCAATTTCGCGCTGTGCTGGCCCATTTGGTGGATTCTTCTAACGCAGGTCCTGGAAGCGGTCGATTTCCCGATTGCTCTCCCCGTTGGTGATCTGAGCAGCCTTGTCAAGGGACGGAGCCAGAGGGCTAAAGTGTCGAATGCGGTCTAA